Proteins encoded together in one Acidobacteriota bacterium window:
- a CDS encoding DUF819 family protein produces the protein METWVRPDDHWALWTVLLAAGAFGIWAERTRWGARVSGAVVAIGTALVLSNLGLIPVRAPAYDVVWSYLVPLAIPLLLLRADLKRILTEAGPTLLAFTAGGIGTVLGTCLAFWLIPLGEEGWELAGIFCATYVGGSMNFVAASEALGLRSGDLLSAGFAADNLVMAAYFLVLFALPGAAVMRRWLGERRVPADGHELGKEAAEPAPPPTLSGMAAALAVSAGLCAAGFACEALTGFAGSGILFLTGFTVLVATLVPAVGRLGGASEVGTLMMHVFFAVIGASAHIATVLEVGPVLFLFAALILTVHLAFLL, from the coding sequence ATGGAGACGTGGGTCCGACCGGACGACCATTGGGCGCTGTGGACTGTGCTGCTGGCCGCCGGGGCGTTCGGGATCTGGGCCGAGCGCACCCGCTGGGGCGCCCGGGTCTCCGGCGCAGTAGTCGCCATCGGCACCGCTCTGGTGCTGTCCAACCTCGGCCTGATCCCGGTGCGCGCACCGGCCTACGACGTGGTGTGGTCGTACCTGGTGCCGCTGGCGATCCCGCTGCTGCTGCTGCGGGCGGACCTCAAGCGGATCCTGACCGAGGCCGGACCGACCCTGCTCGCGTTCACGGCCGGCGGTATCGGCACCGTCCTCGGCACCTGCCTGGCCTTCTGGCTGATCCCCCTCGGTGAGGAGGGCTGGGAGCTGGCCGGAATCTTCTGTGCCACCTATGTCGGTGGCTCCATGAACTTCGTCGCCGCATCCGAGGCCCTGGGTCTGCGCTCCGGTGACCTGCTGTCGGCCGGCTTCGCCGCCGACAACCTCGTGATGGCGGCGTACTTCCTGGTGCTGTTCGCCCTGCCCGGCGCGGCCGTGATGCGGCGTTGGCTCGGCGAACGGAGGGTTCCGGCGGACGGGCACGAGCTCGGGAAAGAGGCAGCGGAACCCGCCCCGCCGCCGACCCTGTCCGGCATGGCCGCGGCGCTCGCGGTGTCGGCCGGCTTGTGTGCGGCGGGCTTCGCGTGCGAGGCGCTCACCGGTTTCGCGGGAAGCGGCATCTTGTTTCTGACCGGGTTCACGGTGCTGGTCGCCACCCTGGTGCCGGCGGTAGGCCGCCTCGGCGGCGCGTCGGAGGTGGGCACCCTGATGATGCACGTGTTCTTCGCGGTCATCGGCGCCAGCGCGCACATCGCCACGGTGCTCGAGGTCGGCCCGGTGTTGTTCCTGTTCGCGGCCCTGATTCTGACGGTCCACCTCGCGTTCCTGTTG